A genomic segment from Corylus avellana chromosome ca5, CavTom2PMs-1.0 encodes:
- the LOC132182996 gene encoding protein PLANT CADMIUM RESISTANCE 12-like produces MIEEFTEYRKTPPLPINVKVFRNVLQNLPTTTFLVCSSMYPNNQEAPPPPIAGPPLAKSHNGQYWSTGLCDCFDDPSNCLITCCCPCITVGQIVEIVDRGTTSCLIGGLFYAGLAYVGCGWLYSCTYRSKLRGLFSLPEAPCVDWLVHCCCCACSTCQEYRELKIRGADPSLGWEGNVEKWNREGLTPPIVAYGMAR; encoded by the exons ATGATAGAAGAG TTTACAGAGTACAGGAAGACACCTCCATTGCCTATAAATGTGAAGGTATTCAGAAATGTCCTGCAGAACCTACCCACAACGACATTTCTAGTCTGTAGCAGCATGTATCCAAACAACCAGGAAGCTCCACCCCCTCCAATTGCAGGCCCACCACTTGCCAAGTCTCACAATGGGCAATATTGGTCTACCGGACTTTGTGATTGTTTTGATGATCCCTCCAACT GTCTCATAACATGTTGCTGTCCATGTATCACCGTAGGCCAGAttgtggagattgttgataGAGGAACTACAT CATGTCTCATTGGTGGCCTCTTCTACGCTGGTTTGGCCTATGTTGGCTGCGGATGGCTATACTCTTGCACCTACCGCTCCAAACTACGAGGCCTCTTCTCTCTCCCAGAAGCTCCGTGCGTAGATTGGTTGGTTCATTGCTGCTGCTGTGCATGTTCTACTTGTCAAGAGTATAGAGAACTCAAAATTCGTGGGGCTGATCCCTCCCTAG GTTGGGAAGGCAATGTAGAGAAGTGGAACCGGGAAGGATTGACACCTCCTATAGTTGCATACGGCATGGCTCGTTAG
- the LOC132181137 gene encoding biotin carboxyl carrier protein of acetyl-CoA carboxylase 2, chloroplastic-like, protein MASFTVPCPKTFALLRLGSTARDSDRRGSSPRPSVLFGSSLGEPRQSRVWKVCAQLNQVTAEKSSNSSPVLSTKPGVASPEAKDESADLYSTLDASSISEFMSQVSDLIKLVDSRDISELQVKQLDCEILIRKQGALPPAAPVASMPPHLTHAMLPSPPPPAPTASASPPPAPVSTSPAPAKASTSSHPPLKCPMAGTFYRCPGPGEPPFVKVGDKVQKGQVICIIEAMKLMNEIEADQSGTVAEILLDDGKPVSIDTPLFVIVP, encoded by the exons ATGGCGTCGTTTACGGTGCCGTGCCCTAAGACCTTTGCCCTCCTCCGCCTCGGATCCACGGCTCGAGATTCGGATCGTCGCGGGTCCAGCCCGAGGCCGTCTGTGCTATTCGGATCTTCCCTCGGTGAGCCG AGGCAATCCAGGGTTTGGAAGGTGTGTGCACAGCTTAATCAG GTTACTGCTGAGAAATCTTCAAATTCGTCACCTGTACTTTCCACAAAGCCTGGAGTTGCATCACCAGAAGCAAAAGATGAGTCAGCAGATCTATACAGTACTTTGGATGCATCATCAATCTCAGAATTCATGTCTCAAGTGTCAGACCTTATCAA ACTCGTGGATTCGAGAGATATTTCAGAGCTGCAAGTGAAGCAATTGGACTGTGAGATTTTAATAAGAAAACAGGGAGCTTTGCCGCCGGCAGCACCTGTTGCTAGTATGCCACCACATCTAACCCATGCAATGCTTCCATCTCCTCCACCACCAGCTCCTACTGCTTCTGCAAGCCCTCCTCCAGCACCGGTATCCACCTCACCTGCCCCTGCAAAAGCAAGCACTTCATCTCATCCACCACTGAAATGCCCCATGGCTGGGACCTTCTATCGCTGTCCTGGACCTGGTGAACCACCATTTGTCAAG GTAGGAGATAAAGTCCAGAAAGGTCAGGTCATCTGCATCATTGAGGCCATGAAACTGATGAATGAAATTGAG GCTGATCAGTCTGGAACAGTAGCAGAGATTCTTTTAGATGATGGGAAGCCAGTTAGTATAGACACG CCTCTTTTTGTGATTGTACCGTGA
- the LOC132182998 gene encoding protein PLANT CADMIUM RESISTANCE 12-like, with protein MHPNNQNAPRDGQWSTGLCGCCDDPLNYVITCCFPFITAGQIVEIVDGGNTSCLVGGLTYFALAYVGCGWVYSCTYRSKLRALFSLPEAPCADWLVHCCCCPCALRQEYRELRIRGADPSLGWQGNVEKWRRTGTTPPIVAPGMTR; from the exons ATGCACCCAAACAACCAGAACGCTCCTCGCGATGGGCAATGGTCTACCGGACTTTGTGGTTGTTGTGATGATCCCCTCAACT ATGTCATAACATGTTGCTTTCCATTTATCACCGCCGGCCAGATTGTGGAGATTGTTGATGGAGGAAATACAT CATGTCTAGTTGGTGGCCTCACCTACTTTGCTTTGGCCTATGTTGGCTGCGGATGGGTATACTCTTGCACATACCGCTCCAAACTGCGAGCCCTCTTCTCACTCCCAGAAGCTCCGTGCGCAGATTGGTTGGTTCATTGCTGCTGCTGTCCATGTGCTCTTCGTCAGGAGTATCGAGAACTCAGAATTCGTGGGGCTGATCCCTCCCTAG GTTGGCAAGGCAATGTAGAGAAGTGGAGGCGGACAGGAACAACGCCTCCTATAGTTGCACCTGGCATGACTCGTTAA
- the LOC132182561 gene encoding probable mitochondrial-processing peptidase subunit beta, mitochondrial, translated as MAMKHLLTLSRRSHRAATSYLAQAARSASTSQAIATPSSAPPPAPPPPTAMVYDRLAEAVKSKIKQLDNPDPRFLKHGSPHPATADLTRILSAPETRVTTLPNGLRVATESNLAARTATVGVWIDAGSRFETEETNGTAHFLEHMIFKGTERRSARQLEEEIENMGGHLNAYTSREQTTYYARVLDKDVPRALDVLADILQNSKFDEHRISRERDVILREMEEVEGQTEEVIFDHLHATAFQYTPLGRTILGPAQNIRTITKEHLQSYIQTHYTAPRMVIAASGAVKHEDVVEEVKKLFTKLSADPTTATQLVAKEPAFFTGSEVRIIDDDIPLAQFAVAFNGASWTDPDSIALMVMQAMLGSWNKSASSGKHMGSELAQRIGINEIAESMMSFNTNYKDTGLFGVYAVAKPDCLSDLAYAIMYETTKLCYRVSEADVIRARNQLKSSLMLHIDGTSPVAEDIGRQLLTYGRRIPFAELFARIDAVDASTIKRVANKFIFDKDIAIAAMGPIQGLPDYNWFRRRTYWIRY; from the exons ATGGCGATGAAGCACCTTCTGACCCTATCTCGCCGGTCCCACAGGGCGGCCACGTCATACCTAGCCCAGGCCGCCCGATCGGCCTCCACCTCCCAGGCGATCGCCACGCCATCATCGGCCCCACCGCCTGCCCCTCCTCCCCCGACGGCCATGGTATACGACCGCCTCGCCGAGGCCGTCAAGTCCAAGATCAAGCAGCTAGACAACCCGGACCCGCGCTTCCTCAAGCACGGGTCGCCCCACCCGGCCACCGCGGACCTCACCCGGATCCTCTCCGCCCCGGAGACCCGCGTCACCACCCTCCCAAATGGCCTCCGCGTGGCCACGGAGTCGAACCTCGCGGCCCGCACGGCCACCGTCGGCGTATGGATCGACGCCGGGTCGAGGTTCGAGACGGAGGAGACCAACGGAACGGCGCATTTCCTCGAGCACATGATATTCAAGGGAACGGAGAGGCGGAGCGCGAGGCAGCTGGAGGAAGAGATCGAGAACATGGGGGGCCATCTGAACGCCTACACGTCCAGGGAGCAGACCACGTACTACGCCAGGGTCTTGGACAAGGACGTGCCCAGGGCGCTCGACGTCCTCGCTGATATCCTCCAGAACTCCAAGTTCGATGAGCACCGCATTAGCCGCGAGAGGGACGTGATTCTCAGGGAAATGGAGGAG GTTGAGGGGCAGACTGAGGAAGTTATTTTCGATCACTTGCATGCAACTGCATTCCAGTACACTCCTTTGGGAAGAACTATTCTTGGACCTGCTCAGAATATAAGGACAATAACAAAAGAACATCTCCAGAGCTATATTCAAACACACTACACAGCTCCCAGAATG GTCATTGCCGCTTCCGGAGCTGTGAAGCATGAAGACGTTGTTGAGgaagtaaaaaaattgtttacaaagTTGTCAGCAGATCCCACCACAGCCACTCAGCTAGTTGCAAAAGAACCAGCATTTTTTACCGGTTCTGAG GTTAGGATAATTGATGATGATATTCCTCTGGCACAATTTGCGGTTGCTTTTAATGGAGCATCTTGGACAGATCCAGATTCCATTGCTCTGATGGTAATGCAGGCTATGCTGGGTTCATGGAATAAAAGTGCTAGTAGTGGAAAGCACATGGG TTCTGAGCTGGCACAGAGGATTGGCATTAATGAAATTGCAGAAAGCATGATGTCTTTTAACACCAACTATAAAGACACTGGTCTATTTGGTGTTTATGCTGTTGCTAAG CCGGATTGCTTAAGTGATTTGGCATATGCGATAATGTATGAGACCACCAAGTTATGTTATCGAGTTTCAGAAGCTGATGTTATTCGTGCGCGTAATCAG TTGAAATCTTCTCTGATGCTTCACATTGATGGAACAAGTCCTGTAGCTGAAGATATTGGGCGCCAG CTACTTACATATGGCCGAAGAATCCCATTCGCTGAATTGTTTGCCAGAATTGATGCTGTTGATGCAAGCACCATTAAACGCGTTgcaaacaaatttatttttgacaag GATATTGCAATTGCTGCGATGGGGCCAATCCAGGGTTTGCCTGACTACAACTGGTTCAGACGCAGGACCTACTGGATCCGCTACTAG
- the LOC132182155 gene encoding uncharacterized protein LOC132182155: MSMNTDDQYLELEGGGDDDDHNDVLFADIRRQILLLTADEDEDVDVHKDKQRNSISPVRRSSSSLAAVLQPGSYFNWWEKDNTNTVPAWLVSLWRSNNGNGTGVFIPQIVRSRRHYKPAGRMNSQRRVYKRVENKYS; encoded by the exons ATGTCCATGAACACAGACGACCAATATCTTGAGCTCGAAGGTGGTGGCGACGATGATGATCATAATGATGTTCTCTTCGCCGACATTAGGAGACAGATTTTGCTTCTGACAGCAGACGAGGATGAAGATGTCGATGTCCACAAAGACAAACAGAGAAACTCCATTAGCCCTGTCAGAAGAAGCTCAAGCAGCTTGGCTGCTGTACTGCAACCTGGAAGCTATTTCAACTGGTGGGAAAAGGACAACACCAATACAGTGCCGGCATGGCTTGTGAGCTTGTGGAGATCAAACAATGGCAATGGAACAGGGGTGTTTATCCCTCAGATAGTCCGATCCAGAAGACATTATAAGCCagctg GAAGGATGAATAGTCAGAGAAGAGTATACAAGCGAGTGGAGAACAAATACTCATGA
- the LOC132183281 gene encoding probable mitochondrial-processing peptidase subunit beta, mitochondrial, which yields MAMKHILTLSRRSHRAATSYIAHAARSASTSQAIATPSSAPPPSPPPPTAMVYDRLAEALKSKLKQLDNPDPRFLKHGSPHPAAADHTRILSAPETRVTTLPNGLRVATESNLAARTATVGVWIDAGSRFEAEETNGTAHFLEHMIFKGTERRSAWQLEEEIENMGGHLNAYTSREQTTYYARVLDKDVPRALDVLADILQNSKFDEHRISRERDVILREMEEVEGQTGEVIFDHLHATAFQYTPLGRTILGPAQNIRTITKEHLQSYIQTHYTAPRMVIAASGAVKHEDVVEEVKKLFTKLSADPTTATQLVAKEPAFFTGSEVRIIDDDMPLAQFAVAFNGASWTDPDSIALMVMQAMLGPWTKSASGGKHMGSELAQRIGINEIAETMISFNTNYKDTGLFGVYAVAKPDCLDDLAYAIMYETTKLCYRVSEANVIRACNELKSSLMLRIDGTSPVAEDIGRQLLTYSRRIPFAELFARIDAVDASTIKRVANKFIFDKDIAIAAMGPIQGLPDYNWFRRRTYWNRY from the exons ATGGCGATGAAGCACATTCTGACCCTATCTCGCCGGTCCCACAGGGCGGCCACGTCATACATAGCCCATGCCGCCCGATCGGCCTCCACCTCCCAGGCGATTGCCACGCCATCATCGGCCCCGCCGCCCTCTCCTCCTCCCCCGACGGCCATGGTATACGACCGCCTCGCCGAGGCCTTGAAGTCCAAGCTCAAGCAGCTAGACAACCCGGACCCGCGCTTCCTCAAGCACGGGTCTCCCCACCCGGCCGCCGCGGACCACACCCGGATCCTCTCCGCCCCGGAGACCCGCGTCACCACCCTCCCGAATGGCCTCCGCGTGGCCACGGAGTCGAACCTCGCGGCCCGCACGGCCACCGTCGGCGTATGGATCGACGCCGGGTCGAGGTTCGAGGCGGAGGAGACCAACGGAACGGCGCATTTCCTCGAGCACATGATATTCAAGGGAACGGAGAGGCGGAGCGCGTGGCAGCTGGAGGAAGAGATCGAGAACATGGGGGGCCATCTGAACGCCTACACGTCCAGGGAGCAGACCACATACTACGCCAGGGTCTTGGACAAGGACGTGCCCAGGGCGCTCGACGTCCTCGCTGATATCCTCCAGAACTCCAAGTTCGACGAGCACCGCATTAGCCGCGAGAGGGACGTGATTCTCAGGGAAATGGAGGAG GTTGAGGGGCAGACTGGGGAAGTTATTTTCGATCACTTGCATGCAACTGCGTTCCAGTACACTCCTTTGGGAAGAACTATTCTTGGACCTGCTCAGAATATTAGGACAATCACAAAAGAACATCTCCAGAGCTATATTCAAACACACTACACAGCTCCGAGAATG GTCATTGCTGCTTCCGGAGCTGTGAAGCATGAAGACGTTGTCGAGgaagtaaaaaaattgtttacaaagTTGTCAGCAGATCCCACCACAGCTACTCAACTAGTTGCAAAAGAACCAGCATTTTTTACCGGTTCTGAG GTTAGGATAATTGATGATGATATGCCTCTGGCACAATTTGCGGTTGCTTTTAATGGAGCATCTTGGACAGATCCAGATTCCATTGCGCTGATGGTAATGCAGGCTATGCTGGGTCCATGGACTAAAAGTGCTAGTGGTGGAAAGCACATGGG TTCCGAGCTGGCACAGAGGATTGGCATTAATGAAATTGCAGAAACCATGATTTCTTTTAACACCAACTATAAAGACACTGGTCTATTTGGTGTTTATGCTGTTGCTAAG CCGGATTGCTTAGATGATTTGGCATATGCAATAATGTATGAGACCACCAAGTTATGTTATCGAGTTTCAGAAGCTAATGTTATTCGTGCGTGTAATGAG TTGAAATCTTCTCTGATGCTTAGAATTGATGGAACAAGTCCTGTGGCTGAAGATATTGGGCGCCAG TTACTTACATATAGCCGAAGAATCCCATTCGCCGAATTATTTGCCAGAATTGATGCGGTTGATGCAAGCACCATTAAACGCGTTgcaaacaaatttatttttgacaag GATATTGCAATTGCTGCGATGGGGCCAATCCAAGGTTTGCCTGACTACAACTGGTTCAGACGGAGGACCTACTGGAACCGCTACTAG